One Streptomyces hundungensis DNA segment encodes these proteins:
- a CDS encoding aldehyde dehydrogenase family protein, with protein MKAHDGMYIDGEWRAAAGRDTIAVLNPVDEQLIDHVPAGTAEDVDAAVRAARAALPAWAATPPAERAAKLAALRDGLLARKDEIAATISAELGAPLPFAQAVQTGLPIAVAGSYADLAASYAFEEKIGNSTVHLEPVGVVGAITPWNYPLHQIVNKVAPALAAGCTVVLKPAEDTPLTAQLFAEAVHDIGLPAGVFNLVTGLGPVAGQALAEHDGVDLVSFTGSTAVGRQIGATAGAAVKRVALELGGKSANVILPSADLAKAVNVGVANVMGNSGQTCSAWTRMLVHADQYDEAVELASAAAAKYTVGDRVGPLVNAKQLTRVRGYIDKGVEEGARIVAGGSEAPLERGYYVAPTVFADVTPEMTIAQEEIFGPVVSLIRYEDEDDALRIANGTVYGLAGAVWAGDEAEAVAFARRMDTGQVDINGGRFNPLAPFGGYKQSGVGRELGVHGLTEYLQTKSLQF; from the coding sequence ATGAAGGCCCACGACGGCATGTACATCGACGGTGAATGGCGGGCCGCCGCGGGCCGCGACACCATCGCCGTGCTCAACCCGGTCGACGAGCAGCTCATCGACCACGTCCCGGCCGGCACGGCCGAGGACGTCGACGCCGCGGTGCGGGCCGCCCGCGCCGCCCTGCCGGCCTGGGCCGCGACCCCGCCCGCCGAGCGCGCCGCCAAGCTCGCGGCGCTGCGGGACGGGCTGCTTGCCCGCAAGGACGAGATAGCCGCGACCATCAGCGCCGAACTGGGCGCCCCGCTCCCGTTCGCACAGGCCGTACAGACGGGACTGCCGATCGCGGTCGCCGGTTCCTACGCCGACCTCGCCGCCTCCTACGCCTTCGAGGAGAAGATCGGGAACTCCACCGTCCATCTGGAGCCGGTCGGCGTCGTCGGCGCGATCACGCCCTGGAACTATCCGCTGCACCAGATCGTCAACAAGGTGGCGCCCGCCCTCGCGGCGGGGTGCACGGTCGTCCTCAAGCCCGCCGAGGACACGCCCCTGACCGCGCAGCTCTTCGCCGAGGCCGTGCACGACATCGGCCTGCCCGCCGGGGTGTTCAACCTCGTCACCGGTCTCGGCCCGGTCGCGGGCCAGGCACTCGCCGAGCACGACGGGGTCGACCTGGTCTCCTTCACCGGCTCGACCGCCGTCGGACGGCAGATCGGCGCCACCGCCGGGGCCGCCGTCAAGCGGGTCGCCCTGGAGCTCGGCGGCAAGTCCGCCAATGTGATCCTGCCCTCCGCCGACCTGGCCAAGGCCGTGAACGTGGGCGTTGCCAACGTCATGGGCAACTCCGGCCAGACGTGCAGCGCCTGGACGCGGATGCTGGTCCACGCCGACCAGTACGACGAGGCCGTCGAGCTCGCCTCGGCCGCCGCGGCCAAGTACACCGTCGGCGACCGCGTCGGCCCACTGGTCAACGCCAAGCAGCTGACGCGCGTGCGCGGGTACATCGACAAGGGCGTCGAGGAGGGCGCGCGCATCGTGGCGGGCGGCTCCGAGGCACCCCTGGAGCGGGGCTACTACGTCGCGCCGACCGTCTTCGCGGACGTCACCCCCGAGATGACCATCGCCCAGGAGGAGATCTTCGGCCCGGTCGTCTCGCTCATCCGGTACGAGGACGAGGACGACGCCCTGCGGATCGCCAACGGCACCGTGTACGGCCTGGCCGGCGCCGTCTGGGCGGGCGACGAAGCGGAGGCGGTGGCCTTCGCGCGCCGCATGGACACCGGCCAGGTCGACATCAACGGCGGACGCTTCAACCCGCTCGCTCCGTTCGGCGGTTACAAGCAGTCGGGGGTGGGCCGCGAACTCGGCGTCCACGGTCTGACCGAGTACCTCCAGACCAAGTCGCTCCAGTTCTGA
- a CDS encoding Zn-dependent alcohol dehydrogenase: protein MVRAAVLPAVGSPLEITDIDLPEPGPGQVRVRLAAAGVCHSDLSLTNGTMRVPVPAVLGHEGAGTVVAVGEGVTSVAPGAEVVLNWAPSCGSCHPCSLGEVWLCVNALNGAASVYARTADGAELHPGLNVAAFAEETVVAENCLIPLPEGIPLTEAALLGCAVLTGYGAIHHSARVRAGETVAVFGAGGVGLATLQAARIAGAGQIIAVDVSPEKEELARRAGATDYVVASETTAKDIRRLTGGHGTDVAVECVGRAVTIRTAWESTRRGGRTTVVGIGGKDQQVTFNALEIFHWGRTLAGCVYGNCDPAADLPVLADHIRSGRLDLTSMVSERITLDGIPAAFDTMLAGKGGRALVVF, encoded by the coding sequence ATGGTTCGCGCCGCCGTACTGCCCGCCGTCGGCTCTCCGCTGGAGATCACCGACATCGACCTGCCCGAGCCGGGCCCCGGCCAGGTGCGGGTCCGCCTGGCCGCCGCCGGGGTCTGCCACTCCGACCTCTCCCTCACCAACGGCACCATGCGGGTCCCGGTCCCGGCCGTCCTCGGGCACGAGGGCGCGGGCACCGTCGTCGCCGTCGGCGAGGGCGTCACCTCGGTCGCCCCGGGGGCCGAGGTCGTCCTCAACTGGGCCCCGTCCTGCGGGAGTTGTCACCCGTGTTCGCTCGGCGAGGTGTGGCTCTGCGTCAACGCCCTGAACGGCGCGGCGTCCGTGTACGCCCGCACGGCGGACGGCGCCGAGCTGCACCCGGGCCTGAACGTGGCCGCGTTCGCCGAGGAGACCGTCGTCGCCGAGAACTGCCTGATCCCGCTGCCCGAGGGGATACCGCTCACCGAGGCCGCGCTGCTCGGCTGCGCGGTCCTCACCGGGTACGGGGCGATCCACCACTCGGCGAGGGTGCGCGCGGGGGAGACCGTGGCGGTGTTCGGCGCGGGCGGCGTGGGCCTCGCCACCCTTCAGGCCGCCCGGATCGCGGGCGCCGGGCAGATCATCGCCGTCGACGTCTCCCCCGAGAAGGAGGAGCTGGCCCGCCGGGCCGGCGCGACGGACTACGTGGTCGCCTCCGAGACCACGGCCAAGGACATCCGCCGGCTCACCGGCGGCCACGGCACCGATGTGGCCGTCGAGTGCGTGGGCCGCGCGGTCACCATCCGCACCGCCTGGGAGTCGACCCGGCGCGGCGGCCGAACCACCGTCGTCGGCATCGGGGGCAAGGACCAGCAGGTCACCTTCAACGCCCTGGAGATCTTCCACTGGGGCCGCACCCTCGCGGGCTGTGTGTACGGCAACTGCGACCCCGCGGCCGACCTTCCGGTCCTGGCCGACCACATCCGCTCCGGCCGCCTCGACCTCACCTCGATGGTGTCCGAGCGGATCACCCTCGACGGCATCCCGGCCGCCTTCGACACCATGCTCGCGGGCAAGGGCGGCCGGGCGCTGGTGGTGTTCTGA
- a CDS encoding DMT family transporter: MTLTNFSPERRSARLALAAVAVSVVLWASAFVSIRSAGAAYSPGALALGRLLAGTLVLGLLLLIRREGLPPRAAWPGIVASGVLWFACYTVALLNWGEQQVDAGTAAMIVNIGPILMALLASRFLGEALPPRLIAGMAVSFAGAIAVGLSMSGEGHASVLGVVLCLVAAATYAAGVVLQKPALRHGSPLQVTFFACLVGALTCLPFSGQLVSDASHAPASATLNMVYLGVFPTALAFTTWAYALARTSASRMGATTYVVPALVVLMSWAVLDEVPAALTLVGGAICLAGVAVSRSRPAAREGGGVAATGVPAPTAEPGAVPPAPDGSAERVD; this comes from the coding sequence ATGACCCTGACGAACTTCTCGCCCGAGCGCCGTTCCGCTCGGCTCGCCCTGGCCGCGGTGGCGGTCTCCGTCGTGCTGTGGGCCTCGGCCTTCGTGTCGATCCGCAGCGCGGGCGCGGCCTACTCCCCCGGCGCCCTGGCCCTTGGACGGCTCCTCGCCGGGACGCTCGTGCTCGGTCTCCTGCTGCTCATACGCCGTGAAGGGCTGCCGCCGCGCGCCGCCTGGCCCGGCATCGTGGCGTCCGGAGTGCTGTGGTTCGCCTGCTACACGGTCGCCCTGCTGAACTGGGGCGAGCAGCAGGTCGACGCCGGTACCGCCGCGATGATCGTGAACATCGGCCCCATCCTCATGGCCCTGCTCGCCTCGCGCTTCCTCGGCGAGGCACTGCCGCCGCGGCTGATCGCCGGCATGGCCGTCTCCTTCGCGGGCGCGATCGCCGTGGGGCTCTCCATGTCGGGCGAGGGGCACGCCTCGGTGCTCGGGGTGGTGCTGTGCCTGGTCGCGGCGGCCACCTACGCGGCCGGAGTCGTCCTGCAAAAGCCCGCGCTGCGGCACGGCAGCCCGCTCCAAGTGACCTTCTTCGCCTGCCTGGTGGGGGCCCTGACCTGTCTGCCGTTCAGCGGGCAGCTGGTCTCGGACGCCTCGCACGCGCCGGCTTCGGCGACCCTCAACATGGTCTACCTCGGCGTCTTTCCGACCGCCCTCGCCTTCACCACCTGGGCGTACGCCCTTGCGCGCACCTCGGCCAGCCGGATGGGCGCGACGACCTATGTGGTGCCCGCCCTGGTCGTGCTGATGTCCTGGGCGGTGCTCGACGAGGTGCCGGCCGCGCTCACGCTGGTGGGCGGCGCGATCTGCCTCGCGGGTGTGGCGGTCTCCCGCTCCCGGCCCGCCGCACGCGAGGGCGGCGGTGTCGCCGCGACGGGCGTGCCCGCCCCCACCGCCGAGCCCGGAGCGGTCCCGCCCGCGCCCGACGGCTCGGCGGAGCGGGTCGACTGA
- a CDS encoding acyl-CoA dehydrogenase family protein, protein MNLELSEEQTAARRLAEEFVAREITPHVVEWDRSENVDKSIVKKLGALGFLGLTIDEEYGGSGGDHLAYCLVTEELGRGDSSVRGIVSVSLGLVTKTIASWGDEEQKRAWLPRLTSGDAIGCFGLTEPGTGSDAGNLTTKAVRDGDAYVINGAKMFITNGTWADVVLLFARTNDTPGHRGVSAFLVPTDTPGLTRRTIHGKLGLRGQATAELVLDDVRVPAGALLGPEGKGFSIAMSALAKGRMSVAAGCVGIAQAALDAAVGYAREREQFGKPIAHYQLVQELISDISVDVDAARLLTWRVADLIDRGEEFATAASKAKLFASEAAVRAANNALQVFGGYGYIDEYPVGKLLRDARVMTLYEGTSQIQKLIIGRAETGISAF, encoded by the coding sequence ATGAACCTGGAGCTGAGCGAGGAACAGACGGCGGCCCGGCGGCTGGCCGAGGAGTTCGTCGCGCGCGAGATCACCCCGCACGTCGTCGAGTGGGACCGCTCCGAGAACGTCGACAAATCGATCGTGAAGAAGCTGGGCGCGCTCGGCTTCCTCGGGCTCACCATCGACGAGGAGTACGGCGGCTCGGGCGGTGACCACCTCGCGTACTGCCTGGTCACCGAGGAACTCGGCCGGGGCGACTCCTCGGTCCGCGGCATCGTCTCCGTCTCGCTCGGCCTGGTCACCAAGACGATCGCGTCCTGGGGCGATGAGGAGCAGAAGCGGGCCTGGCTGCCGCGACTGACCTCGGGCGACGCCATCGGCTGCTTCGGCCTCACCGAGCCGGGCACCGGTTCCGACGCGGGCAACCTCACCACGAAGGCGGTCCGCGACGGCGACGCGTATGTGATCAACGGCGCCAAGATGTTCATCACCAACGGCACCTGGGCCGATGTGGTGCTGCTCTTCGCCCGCACCAACGACACCCCGGGCCACCGCGGTGTGTCCGCCTTCCTGGTCCCCACCGACACCCCCGGCCTCACCCGCCGCACCATCCACGGCAAGCTCGGACTGCGCGGACAGGCGACCGCCGAGCTCGTCCTCGACGACGTACGGGTCCCGGCGGGCGCGCTGCTCGGCCCCGAGGGCAAGGGGTTCTCGATCGCGATGTCGGCGCTCGCCAAGGGGCGGATGTCGGTCGCGGCGGGCTGCGTCGGCATCGCCCAGGCCGCCCTGGACGCGGCCGTCGGATACGCGCGCGAACGCGAGCAGTTCGGCAAGCCGATCGCCCACTACCAGCTCGTCCAGGAGCTGATCAGCGACATCTCGGTGGACGTGGACGCCGCCCGGCTCCTCACCTGGCGGGTCGCCGACCTCATCGACCGCGGCGAGGAGTTCGCGACCGCCGCCTCCAAGGCCAAGCTGTTCGCCTCCGAGGCCGCGGTGCGCGCGGCCAACAACGCGCTCCAGGTCTTCGGCGGATATGGCTACATCGACGAGTACCCGGTCGGAAAGCTGCTGCGGGACGCCCGGGTGATGACGCTGTACGAGGGCACGAGCCAGATCCAGAAACTCATCATCGGCCGTGCGGAGACCGGGATTTCGGCGTTCTGA
- a CDS encoding YiaA/YiaB family inner membrane protein, producing MSETPVKQQNTAAYYGQAVAAFSIALVATAIGILRLQADAWVRAFLAMAVLYLVTSAFTLAKVIRDRQEAGQIVSRVDQARLEKLLAEHDPFQKL from the coding sequence ATGAGTGAGACACCGGTCAAGCAGCAGAACACCGCGGCGTACTACGGACAGGCCGTCGCCGCCTTCTCGATCGCGCTCGTCGCCACCGCGATCGGCATCCTCCGCCTCCAGGCGGACGCCTGGGTCCGCGCCTTCCTGGCCATGGCGGTCCTCTACCTCGTCACCTCCGCCTTCACGCTGGCCAAGGTGATCAGGGACCGGCAGGAGGCCGGCCAGATCGTCAGCCGGGTCGACCAGGCCCGCCTGGAGAAGCTCCTGGCCGAACACGACCCGTTCCAGAAGCTCTAA
- a CDS encoding TetR/AcrR family transcriptional regulator, whose translation MGTADVTEETAGGEEKPWGEVTPEAARRLLVAAVEAFAERGYHATTTRDIAGRAGMSPAALYIHYKTKEELLHRISRIGHDKALEILRSAAEGEGSAAERLSAAVRSFVRWHAGHHMTARVVQYELDALGAEHRGEIVELRRQSDAAVRRILGDGVAAGEFDVPDVPGTTLAVLSLCIDVARWFNTEGRRTPDEVGALYADLVLRMVGAQK comes from the coding sequence ATGGGTACGGCTGACGTGACCGAGGAGACGGCCGGCGGCGAGGAGAAGCCGTGGGGCGAGGTCACGCCCGAGGCCGCCAGGAGGCTGCTCGTCGCCGCCGTCGAGGCCTTCGCCGAGCGCGGGTACCACGCCACCACCACCCGCGACATCGCGGGCCGGGCCGGCATGAGCCCGGCCGCGCTCTACATCCACTACAAGACCAAGGAAGAGCTGCTCCACCGGATCAGCCGGATCGGCCACGACAAGGCCCTGGAGATCCTGCGGTCCGCGGCCGAAGGGGAGGGCAGCGCCGCCGAGCGGCTCTCCGCCGCCGTGCGCTCCTTCGTCCGCTGGCACGCGGGGCACCACATGACGGCGCGCGTGGTCCAGTACGAGCTCGACGCGCTCGGCGCCGAGCACCGCGGCGAGATCGTGGAACTGCGACGCCAGAGCGACGCCGCGGTGCGCCGCATCCTGGGCGACGGTGTGGCCGCGGGCGAGTTCGACGTCCCGGACGTGCCGGGCACCACCCTCGCCGTGCTGTCGCTCTGCATCGACGTGGCGCGCTGGTTCAACACCGAGGGACGCCGGACGCCCGACGAGGTCGGCGCGCTCTACGCCGACCTCGTACTGCGCATGGTGGGCGCCCAGAAGTAG
- a CDS encoding MaoC family dehydratase: MAEPRIFTSAEELKAGVGEQLGHSDWLEIDQKRIDLFADATGDHQWIHVDPARAATGPFGTTIAHGYLTLSLLPTLVPQVLRVEGMKMGINYGTNKVRFPSPVPVGSRLRATAELTEVVEAGGGVQVTAKVTVEREGGDKPVCVAESVSRYFF, translated from the coding sequence ATGGCAGAGCCGAGGATCTTCACGTCCGCCGAGGAGTTGAAGGCCGGGGTGGGCGAGCAGCTCGGGCACAGCGACTGGCTGGAGATCGACCAGAAGCGGATCGACCTGTTCGCCGACGCCACCGGCGACCACCAGTGGATCCACGTCGACCCGGCCCGGGCCGCGACCGGACCGTTCGGGACGACGATCGCGCACGGCTATCTCACCCTGTCGCTGCTGCCGACGCTGGTCCCGCAGGTCCTGCGCGTCGAAGGCATGAAGATGGGCATCAACTACGGCACGAACAAGGTCCGTTTCCCCTCCCCCGTGCCGGTCGGCTCGCGGCTGCGCGCCACCGCGGAGCTGACGGAGGTCGTGGAGGCGGGCGGCGGCGTCCAGGTCACCGCGAAGGTCACCGTCGAGCGCGAGGGCGGCGACAAGCCGGTGTGCGTGGCCGAGTCGGTCTCGCGCTACTTCTTCTGA
- the soxR gene encoding redox-sensitive transcriptional activator SoxR, with the protein MPQIPEKIHELTVGQLSARSGAAVSALHFYETKGLIVSRRTSGNQRRYGRDTLRRVAFIRAAQRVGIPLATIRDALAALPEERTPTKEDWALLSENWRAELDRRISQLGRLRDHLSDCIGCGCLSLDTCVLSNPDDVFGTSRTGSRLLAERKA; encoded by the coding sequence GTGCCGCAGATTCCAGAGAAGATCCACGAGCTCACGGTCGGCCAGCTGTCCGCGCGCAGTGGCGCAGCCGTGTCCGCCCTGCACTTCTACGAGACCAAGGGCCTGATCGTCAGCCGCCGGACCTCCGGCAACCAGCGCCGCTACGGCCGCGACACCCTGCGCCGCGTCGCCTTCATCCGGGCCGCGCAGCGCGTCGGCATTCCGCTGGCCACGATCCGGGACGCCCTGGCCGCGCTTCCCGAGGAGCGCACCCCGACCAAGGAGGACTGGGCGCTCCTGTCCGAGAACTGGCGTGCCGAACTCGACCGGCGGATAAGCCAGTTGGGCCGGTTGCGCGACCATCTCTCGGACTGCATCGGCTGCGGCTGTCTGTCCCTCGACACCTGTGTGCTGTCCAATCCGGACGACGTCTTCGGCACCAGCAGGACCGGCTCCCGCCTCCTCGCCGAACGCAAGGCCTGA
- a CDS encoding 3-keto-5-aminohexanoate cleavage protein → MIQVCLNGARGAADGAMVPLSPAALARSAADAVAAGAAEIHVHPKTPCGDDSLSPGVVGPALEAIRAVVSVPVGVTTGAWAEPDPARRVERVKSWTVLPDYASVNWHEEGAEAVAAALLDRGVGIEAGIWSGTDAARRFLASPLGPRVLRVLAEVTDPAQGAAEPTARALLAELGAAHGRPVLLHGEDDHAWPVLRLALALGLDTRVGLEDVLVLPDGQRAASNAQLVSAALGRA, encoded by the coding sequence ATGATCCAGGTCTGTCTGAACGGCGCCCGCGGCGCGGCCGACGGCGCGATGGTGCCGTTGTCCCCGGCCGCCCTCGCGCGCTCCGCGGCCGATGCGGTGGCCGCCGGCGCCGCCGAGATCCACGTCCACCCCAAGACGCCCTGCGGCGACGACTCGCTCTCACCTGGTGTGGTGGGACCGGCGCTGGAGGCGATACGGGCCGTGGTGAGCGTGCCGGTGGGCGTCACCACCGGCGCCTGGGCCGAGCCCGATCCGGCGCGCCGTGTGGAGCGCGTCAAGTCCTGGACGGTGCTGCCCGACTACGCCTCGGTCAACTGGCACGAGGAGGGCGCCGAGGCGGTGGCGGCCGCGCTGCTCGACCGGGGGGTGGGCATCGAGGCGGGCATCTGGTCCGGCACCGACGCGGCCCGGCGCTTTCTCGCCTCCCCGCTCGGGCCGAGGGTGCTGCGTGTTCTGGCCGAGGTGACCGACCCCGCGCAGGGGGCCGCCGAGCCGACGGCCCGCGCCCTCCTCGCCGAGCTCGGCGCCGCGCACGGCAGGCCCGTGCTGCTGCACGGCGAGGACGACCACGCCTGGCCGGTGCTGCGTCTGGCGCTCGCGCTCGGCCTCGACACCCGCGTGGGCCTGGAGGACGTGCTGGTCCTGCCGGACGGTCAACGTGCCGCCTCCAACGCCCAGTTGGTGAGCGCGGCGCTGGGCCGCGCGTAG